A part of Leifsonia xyli subsp. xyli str. CTCB07 genomic DNA contains:
- a CDS encoding helix-turn-helix domain-containing protein, with the protein MTLTRAASWGLLFVGERRLAELFLAEADSLQFPLQTLPGMQEELGKAIRYLLGEDVPAAIDTLLCLCRELLTGGSVFASLFMVRITLMTWPTQGGLDLLTEIVHITSRSFPSAFIRLLRVSFDDPGKLTALAIDYPADTDLPLILMALSCRIQQERNRPDFAEPLKKAFDLLNRKSRGPSDIPVLPTTTPGTSLSRREREIALLAGASSNAEIAVKLGLSVRTVESHLHNALQKTGLTSRRELFEVACK; encoded by the coding sequence TTGACGTTGACGAGGGCCGCCAGCTGGGGCCTCCTCTTTGTGGGCGAACGCCGTCTCGCGGAGCTGTTCCTAGCCGAGGCCGACTCGCTGCAATTTCCCCTGCAGACGCTTCCTGGCATGCAGGAAGAGCTCGGTAAAGCTATCCGCTACCTGCTTGGCGAAGACGTACCTGCCGCGATCGACACCCTGCTCTGCCTGTGTCGCGAACTGCTCACGGGAGGATCCGTCTTCGCCTCGCTCTTCATGGTGCGAATCACTCTCATGACCTGGCCTACACAGGGAGGGCTCGACCTGCTCACCGAGATCGTTCATATCACCAGCCGCAGTTTCCCGTCCGCTTTCATCCGGCTGCTTCGAGTCTCATTCGACGACCCGGGGAAGCTCACCGCGCTCGCAATCGACTATCCGGCGGACACGGACCTGCCACTCATTCTCATGGCTCTGTCCTGCCGGATACAGCAAGAGCGGAACCGGCCGGACTTTGCCGAGCCCCTCAAGAAGGCCTTCGACCTGCTGAATAGAAAGTCTCGCGGTCCCTCCGACATCCCCGTCTTGCCTACGACCACTCCCGGCACGTCCCTCTCCCGCCGGGAGCGGGAGATCGCACTTCTGGCGGGGGCCAGCTCGAACGCTGAGATCGCAGTGAAACTGGGACTCAGCGTTCGCACGGTCGAGAGTCATCTCCACAACGCTCTCCAGAAGACCGGCCTCACCAGCCGGCGGGAGCTGTTCGAGGTCGCCTGCAAATGA
- a CDS encoding histone-like nucleoid-structuring protein Lsr2 → MAQKVIYQLVDDLDGTELGDSGGETVTFGLDNVNYEIDLSAANAAALRETLAAYVAAARPQPRARRGGSSTVGAKPARRDLAAIRAWAREQGTPMPDRGRIPVAILAAYEAAHA, encoded by the coding sequence ATGGCACAGAAAGTCATCTATCAGCTTGTCGACGATCTGGACGGCACTGAACTTGGCGACAGCGGCGGCGAGACGGTGACGTTTGGGCTGGACAATGTGAACTACGAAATCGACCTGTCGGCGGCGAACGCTGCGGCGCTGCGCGAGACGCTGGCCGCCTATGTTGCGGCCGCTCGTCCCCAGCCTCGTGCCCGGCGCGGTGGCTCGTCCACAGTCGGCGCGAAGCCCGCACGTCGCGATCTTGCGGCCATTCGAGCGTGGGCGCGTGAGCAGGGCACCCCAATGCCGGACCGTGGCCGGATTCCGGTTGCGATTCTGGCGGCCTATGAGGCCGCTCACGCTTGA
- the orn gene encoding oligoribonuclease, with protein MATSSDRLVWIDCEMTGLDLAVDELVEIAVVITDFDLNVLDPGLSIVIKPDASALDNMNDFVREMHTTSGLIEEIPGGVSLAEAEYEALEYVLRFAPAARTAPLAGNTIGTDRMFLAKYMPRLDTHLHYRNVDVSSIKELARRWFPRVYFNAPEKNGGHRALADILESVRELDYYRKAAFVAEPGPTTEQTQAASATIVEKWTARMG; from the coding sequence ATGGCAACCTCCTCGGATCGACTCGTCTGGATCGACTGCGAGATGACCGGCCTCGACCTGGCGGTCGACGAACTGGTCGAGATCGCAGTGGTCATCACCGATTTCGACTTGAATGTCCTCGATCCGGGGCTGAGCATCGTCATCAAGCCGGATGCCTCCGCACTGGACAATATGAATGACTTCGTCCGCGAGATGCACACCACGTCGGGCCTCATCGAGGAGATCCCCGGCGGCGTCAGCCTCGCGGAAGCGGAGTACGAGGCGCTCGAGTACGTCCTCAGGTTCGCACCGGCTGCCCGCACGGCCCCGCTCGCCGGGAACACCATCGGCACCGACCGGATGTTCCTCGCCAAGTACATGCCGCGCCTGGACACACATCTCCATTACCGCAACGTCGATGTCTCCTCGATCAAGGAGCTGGCTCGCCGCTGGTTCCCCCGCGTCTACTTCAACGCACCCGAGAAGAACGGCGGCCACCGCGCTCTCGCCGACATCCTCGAGTCGGTGCGCGAGCTCGACTACTACCGGAAAGCCGCCTTCGTCGCCGAGCCCGGGCCGACGACGGAGCAGACACAGGCCGCCTCCGCGACCATCGTGGAAAAATGGACCGCCCGAATGGGCTAG
- a CDS encoding TOBE domain-containing protein has product MNAAAEHTARGTITEVVFLGPFLRFAVTVDGTTLTGLTGSAPGGSLAPGDAVSCGFDREDAIWLAA; this is encoded by the coding sequence GTGAACGCCGCCGCCGAGCACACCGCGCGTGGCACGATCACCGAAGTGGTCTTCCTCGGGCCGTTCCTCCGGTTCGCCGTGACGGTGGACGGAACGACCCTCACCGGACTCACCGGCTCGGCGCCCGGAGGCTCGCTCGCCCCGGGGGACGCCGTGAGTTGCGGATTCGACAGAGAGGACGCGATATGGCTGGCGGCGTGA
- a CDS encoding ABC transporter permease produces the protein MIGWFVVAFLYYPNLAVVGSVLSPAQGMLAETLTQVFGSARVLAAIRDTLIVAVISVVTVNIFGIAQTFLLDAVRLRGRGLLTLAFAVPLVFGSVSAVTGYNAVYGSNGLLTGVLQRVFHGLPGTWFSGMAAVLVVHTFTMTGYHFLFLRPALRRIDFSMVEAARSLVRGTGYALFRVVLPLLRPMPLATTLMVFTGAVGSFAAPNILGGGGFQMVGPLVLALSKLGRPDMAAVLGLALSAITVGALIWALRAERRSARAGSKFAQPFRPIRIRNPFLRAGAHGVASLLAVVNLLPLVATVYLSLLPASAIRTLDFGAGLTVANYVQVFSNPAVAQPLLNSLAMIAVAIPAAGVIGTVLAYLLHRRPGPLTDAIQVSLFLPYFLPAVVLALGFTIAFGTATPLVGGQVLIGGYWILPLAYTVMLLPTAIRFVRASYTGIDPALDEAGRSLGAGSARRFLRLSLPLLLPVLLQVAALGFNQTFEEYTVSVMLYNVNNQPLGVTMGSLAASDAPGLAGIATSYVVISTVPAVVVVLFADRMAARSARQLHGRPETGR, from the coding sequence GTGATCGGCTGGTTCGTCGTCGCCTTCCTGTACTACCCGAACCTCGCCGTCGTCGGCTCCGTGCTGAGCCCGGCGCAGGGCATGCTCGCGGAGACCCTGACCCAGGTGTTCGGCTCAGCCCGCGTCCTCGCCGCGATCCGGGACACGCTCATCGTCGCCGTGATCTCCGTCGTGACCGTCAACATCTTCGGCATCGCCCAGACGTTCCTCCTCGACGCGGTCCGCCTCCGCGGCCGCGGGCTCCTCACGCTCGCCTTCGCCGTTCCTCTGGTGTTCGGCTCGGTGTCCGCCGTGACCGGATACAACGCCGTCTACGGAAGCAACGGGCTCCTCACAGGCGTGCTCCAGCGGGTCTTCCACGGGCTGCCCGGAACCTGGTTCTCCGGCATGGCCGCCGTGCTCGTGGTCCACACGTTCACGATGACCGGCTACCACTTCCTCTTCCTCCGCCCCGCGCTGCGACGGATCGACTTCTCGATGGTCGAGGCGGCGCGCTCCCTCGTAAGGGGAACCGGATACGCGCTGTTCCGGGTCGTCCTGCCGCTGCTGCGCCCGATGCCCCTGGCGACCACGTTGATGGTGTTCACCGGCGCGGTGGGCTCCTTCGCCGCGCCGAACATCCTCGGGGGCGGCGGCTTCCAGATGGTCGGGCCGCTGGTGCTCGCCCTCAGCAAGCTGGGGCGGCCGGATATGGCGGCGGTCCTCGGGCTCGCCCTCTCCGCGATCACGGTCGGCGCGCTGATCTGGGCGCTGCGCGCCGAGCGCCGCTCCGCACGCGCAGGCAGCAAGTTCGCGCAGCCGTTCCGGCCAATCCGCATCCGGAACCCGTTCCTGCGGGCGGGAGCGCACGGTGTGGCCTCTCTGCTCGCCGTCGTGAACCTGCTGCCCCTGGTGGCGACCGTCTACCTGTCGCTCCTGCCCGCGTCGGCAATTCGGACCCTCGACTTCGGCGCCGGCCTGACGGTCGCGAACTACGTCCAGGTGTTCTCGAATCCCGCGGTCGCACAGCCGTTGCTGAACTCACTGGCGATGATCGCGGTCGCGATCCCCGCCGCCGGCGTCATCGGCACCGTCCTCGCCTACCTGCTGCACCGCAGACCCGGCCCGCTCACGGACGCGATCCAGGTGAGCCTGTTCCTGCCGTACTTCCTGCCCGCCGTGGTGCTGGCGCTCGGGTTCACCATCGCCTTCGGGACGGCCACCCCGCTGGTCGGCGGCCAGGTTCTCATCGGCGGATACTGGATCCTCCCGCTCGCCTACACCGTGATGCTCCTGCCCACCGCGATCCGCTTCGTACGGGCGAGCTACACCGGCATCGACCCGGCGCTGGACGAGGCGGGTCGCTCCCTCGGCGCGGGATCGGCGCGACGCTTCCTCCGCCTCTCTCTGCCGCTGCTGCTGCCCGTCCTCCTGCAAGTCGCCGCACTCGGCTTCAACCAGACCTTCGAGGAGTACACGGTCTCAGTGATGCTCTACAACGTCAACAACCAGCCGCTGGGCGTGACGATGGGCTCGCTCGCCGCCAGCGACGCCCCCGGACTGGCCGGCATCGCGACAAGCTACGTCGTCATCAGCACCGTCCCGGCCGTCGTCGTGGTCCTGTTCGCCGACCGGATGGCCGCCCGCTCAGCCCGGCAGCTCCACGGCCGGCCGGAGACGGGACGGTGA
- a CDS encoding metallopeptidase family protein: protein MPLDLDEDAFEALVTDELDRLPDEMVDRLDNVVFVVDDRPEDGTLDLLGLYDGVALTDRDRYGFGEMPNRIILYRESLLAICADEEELREEIHITLVHEIAHYYGIDDDRLHELGWA, encoded by the coding sequence ATGCCGCTCGACCTCGACGAGGACGCCTTCGAGGCGCTCGTCACCGATGAACTGGACCGACTGCCCGACGAGATGGTCGACAGACTCGACAATGTGGTGTTCGTCGTCGACGACCGTCCAGAGGACGGGACGCTTGACCTCCTCGGCCTGTACGACGGCGTCGCACTGACCGATCGCGACCGCTACGGGTTCGGCGAGATGCCGAACCGCATCATCCTCTACCGGGAGTCACTGCTCGCGATCTGCGCCGACGAGGAGGAGTTGCGCGAGGAGATCCACATCACGCTCGTACATGAGATCGCGCACTACTACGGAATCGACGACGACCGCCTGCACGAACTCGGCTGGGCCTAG
- a CDS encoding ABC transporter ATP-binding protein translates to MPETTPARPPAVAVRADDWGWRYAGRRAWAVRGLTLSVEPGERVLLLGASGAGKSTVLGGLAGVLGGDDDGEAEGDLRLDGRLPAAAHGRAGLLLQDPDAQVILARVGDDVAFACENLCVPPADIWPRVKRALGEVGLDVPLSHPTAELSGGQKQRLALAGLLAMRPGLLLLDEPTANLDPEGARGVREAVGSAVAASGATLIVVEHRVGVWRDLVDRVVVLAADGGTLADGVPDQVLADTAGELRRAGVWLPSQPLPTAPVGAEGAGLLTARDLRVGRGRGATGGKRRIRRAAPVPPLPLRASLDIAEGSALALTGRTGAGKSTLALALAGLVPPLGGTLTAEPALADGAGPDPASWRSGQLLTRIGSVFQNPEHQFLVATVRDELAAGPRALRLPDAEVAARVEGLLDSLGLAPLADANPFTLSGGQKRRLSVATALATRPRILMLDEPTFGQDANTWRGLVATIARLREEGHAVVAATHDLDFAAAIGAGELRVDAAAGAIA, encoded by the coding sequence GTGCCGGAGACGACCCCGGCGAGGCCACCCGCGGTCGCGGTTCGGGCCGACGATTGGGGCTGGCGCTACGCCGGACGGCGCGCCTGGGCGGTGCGCGGTCTGACGCTGAGCGTCGAGCCGGGCGAGCGGGTCCTGCTCCTCGGCGCGTCCGGCGCGGGGAAGTCGACGGTACTCGGGGGGCTCGCTGGCGTGCTGGGCGGCGACGATGACGGCGAAGCGGAGGGCGACCTCCGGCTGGACGGGCGGCTGCCCGCGGCTGCGCACGGACGCGCCGGACTTCTGCTCCAGGACCCGGATGCGCAGGTCATCCTCGCCCGGGTCGGCGACGATGTCGCCTTCGCGTGCGAGAACCTGTGCGTGCCCCCGGCGGACATCTGGCCGCGTGTGAAGCGGGCGCTCGGCGAGGTCGGCCTCGATGTGCCGCTGAGCCATCCCACGGCGGAGCTCTCCGGCGGGCAGAAGCAGCGGCTGGCGCTCGCGGGGCTGCTCGCGATGCGGCCGGGGCTGCTGCTGCTCGACGAGCCGACGGCGAACCTCGATCCCGAAGGGGCGCGGGGGGTTCGGGAGGCCGTCGGCTCGGCCGTCGCTGCGAGCGGGGCGACCCTGATCGTCGTGGAGCACCGCGTGGGCGTCTGGCGGGACCTCGTGGACCGCGTCGTCGTGCTCGCCGCAGACGGCGGGACGCTGGCGGACGGCGTGCCGGACCAGGTGCTGGCGGACACCGCGGGTGAGCTCCGGCGGGCGGGAGTCTGGCTTCCGAGCCAACCGCTGCCCACGGCGCCTGTCGGGGCCGAGGGGGCCGGCCTCCTCACTGCCCGCGACCTCCGGGTCGGACGGGGGCGGGGGGCGACGGGCGGAAAGCGCCGAATCCGGAGGGCCGCCCCGGTCCCGCCGCTGCCGCTGCGCGCCTCCCTCGACATCGCAGAAGGATCGGCGCTCGCGCTCACCGGGCGCACTGGCGCGGGTAAGTCCACCCTCGCGCTCGCGCTCGCCGGCCTGGTGCCACCGCTCGGCGGAACGCTCACCGCTGAGCCCGCCCTCGCGGACGGCGCCGGACCCGACCCGGCATCCTGGCGCTCGGGCCAGCTGCTCACCCGCATCGGCAGCGTCTTCCAGAACCCGGAGCACCAGTTCCTCGTGGCGACGGTCCGCGACGAACTCGCCGCCGGCCCGCGCGCCCTGCGGCTTCCGGATGCGGAGGTCGCCGCCCGCGTTGAGGGCCTGCTGGACAGCCTGGGCCTCGCCCCCCTCGCGGACGCTAACCCGTTCACCCTCTCCGGCGGGCAGAAAAGGCGGCTGTCGGTGGCGACCGCGCTGGCGACACGGCCCCGCATCCTGATGCTGGACGAGCCGACGTTCGGACAGGACGCGAACACCTGGCGTGGACTGGTCGCCACCATCGCCAGGCTGCGCGAGGAGGGGCACGCGGTGGTCGCCGCGACACACGACCTCGACTTCGCGGCGGCGATCGGTGCGGGGGAGCTCCGTGTGGATGCGGCGGCCGGAGCCATCGCATGA
- a CDS encoding endonuclease/exonuclease/phosphatase family protein: MTTIRAATWNVLWRDRLERVPLLAGALRAAAPDIVLLQETDATHAGPSLRRSG; the protein is encoded by the coding sequence GTGACAACCATCCGTGCGGCGACCTGGAACGTCCTGTGGCGGGACCGCTTGGAGCGCGTCCCGCTTCTGGCCGGTGCCCTGCGGGCCGCGGCACCCGACATCGTGCTCCTCCAGGAGACGGACGCGACGCATGCGGGGCCCTCGCTGAGGCGCTCGGGCTGA
- a CDS encoding extracellular solute-binding protein, translating to MKFVVRALTATAVAAAVAALAGCSATSPAPGSAEGSSAGTKLVVYTPQGDPVRGGYITKHAKSDLGLDVKLVNGAGGDLATRLIAEKNNPQADVVVVLGAPQLNRIDQAGVLQPFAPDWAGKIPSAFASGSKDFTLLTQTPIAIAYNASTMTAAQAPSSWTDLAKPEYKDKFAFPALTSQTGQAAAVGILWRYADHTTGTVSQKGWDTLAAILHNAKQTAAGAPFDWAQVRSGVQPIVVSWLGGIQTGTSDNTIDLRIVDAVGGSPFVNGGVGMVKDTKNAAAARKFIDWFGSDSFQVGFVTATKNDTPLNPDAVKRLPGAEQGLRQVTPQKIDWGVVSQRLSDWLQKIQLDVQG from the coding sequence ATGAAGTTCGTTGTACGGGCCCTGACCGCGACCGCCGTGGCGGCGGCGGTCGCCGCCCTCGCCGGATGCTCGGCGACCTCGCCGGCCCCCGGCTCCGCCGAGGGCTCCTCAGCGGGGACGAAGCTCGTCGTCTACACGCCGCAGGGCGACCCCGTGCGCGGGGGCTACATCACCAAGCACGCCAAATCGGACCTCGGCCTGGACGTAAAGCTGGTCAACGGGGCGGGCGGAGATCTCGCCACCCGCCTCATCGCCGAGAAGAACAACCCGCAGGCGGACGTCGTCGTCGTCCTCGGGGCACCGCAGCTCAACCGGATCGACCAGGCGGGTGTGCTCCAGCCTTTCGCTCCAGACTGGGCCGGCAAGATCCCGTCCGCCTTCGCGTCCGGAAGCAAGGACTTCACACTGCTGACGCAGACCCCGATCGCGATCGCCTACAACGCGTCCACGATGACGGCGGCCCAGGCGCCGAGCAGTTGGACGGACCTGGCCAAGCCGGAGTACAAGGACAAGTTCGCCTTCCCGGCCCTCACCAGCCAGACGGGCCAGGCGGCAGCCGTGGGAATCCTGTGGCGCTACGCCGATCACACGACCGGCACGGTGTCGCAGAAAGGCTGGGACACGCTCGCCGCGATCCTCCACAACGCCAAGCAGACCGCCGCCGGCGCGCCGTTCGACTGGGCACAGGTGAGGTCCGGCGTTCAGCCGATCGTGGTGAGCTGGCTGGGCGGCATTCAAACCGGCACCTCCGACAACACCATCGACCTCAGGATCGTCGACGCCGTCGGCGGGAGCCCGTTCGTCAACGGCGGCGTCGGCATGGTCAAGGACACGAAGAACGCAGCCGCGGCCCGCAAGTTCATCGACTGGTTCGGCTCCGACAGCTTCCAGGTCGGGTTCGTCACCGCGACGAAGAACGATACCCCCCTCAACCCGGATGCGGTCAAGCGGCTCCCCGGGGCCGAGCAGGGACTGCGCCAGGTCACCCCGCAGAAGATCGACTGGGGCGTGGTGTCCCAGCGCCTCTCGGACTGGTTGCAGAAGATCCAGCTCGATGTGCAGGGCTGA
- a CDS encoding LacI family DNA-binding transcriptional regulator, with protein MTERKRVSILDVAARAGVSKSAASRALLRQYGVSEELRRRVEAAAAEIGYIKDIRAHGLESSESRTIALFARTAKLAFYGELITVIQETLEAHGYELAVATATPRGGSTAGALDAVMGLRPRGLIVASGRVQDEDIQAAAATVPTMLAGPALRIPGVGSVSDDGSGARWLAQLLAENGHRRVGVVTVSRARSTTRGTRTLRMRKELAALGIEPVPIPLSHDTDAPAADALEAALAGVTAIMCPNDPTLLTTWEMLSDRGVDVPGDISLTSYDGTGQIASQVLGLTTWRQPLVTIGRTVADELIQRDHDPDLPLKHHRLAGKLVRGRTVAAARRR; from the coding sequence GTGACGGAGAGGAAGCGGGTCTCGATCCTCGACGTCGCCGCGCGCGCCGGCGTCTCCAAGTCCGCCGCCAGCCGGGCGCTGCTCCGGCAGTACGGTGTGTCGGAGGAACTGCGCCGCCGCGTCGAGGCGGCGGCCGCGGAGATCGGATACATCAAGGACATCCGAGCCCACGGGCTGGAATCGTCCGAATCGCGCACGATCGCGCTCTTCGCCCGCACCGCGAAGCTCGCGTTCTACGGCGAGCTGATCACCGTGATCCAGGAGACGCTCGAAGCGCACGGCTACGAACTCGCCGTGGCGACCGCGACACCCCGCGGCGGCTCGACCGCGGGGGCGCTCGACGCCGTCATGGGCCTGCGACCGCGCGGCCTGATCGTCGCCTCAGGCCGGGTTCAGGACGAGGACATCCAGGCCGCGGCGGCGACGGTTCCCACCATGTTGGCCGGCCCGGCGCTGCGGATCCCCGGCGTCGGCTCCGTCTCCGACGACGGGAGCGGCGCCCGCTGGCTCGCGCAGCTCCTCGCCGAGAACGGGCACCGCCGGGTGGGCGTGGTCACGGTGTCCAGAGCCCGCTCGACCACACGGGGCACCCGCACCCTCCGCATGCGGAAGGAACTGGCCGCGCTCGGGATCGAGCCGGTCCCCATCCCGCTCTCGCACGACACAGACGCCCCCGCCGCCGACGCCCTCGAAGCCGCGCTGGCCGGAGTCACGGCGATCATGTGCCCGAACGACCCCACCCTGCTGACGACCTGGGAGATGCTCAGCGACCGCGGCGTCGACGTACCCGGGGACATCTCGCTCACCAGCTACGACGGGACCGGGCAGATCGCCTCTCAGGTCCTCGGCCTGACCACCTGGCGTCAGCCGCTTGTCACGATCGGCCGAACCGTCGCCGACGAGCTCATCCAGCGCGACCACGACCCGGACCTCCCGCTGAAGCACCACCGGCTCGCCGGCAAGCTTGTCCGCGGGCGCACGGTCGCAGCGGCCCGGAGACGATGA
- a CDS encoding endonuclease/exonuclease/phosphatase family protein, protein MSLPAVLSRTAPADAETIDLPDPLGGAERRLATATIPCNGLPLRFTSLHLRNTERAGRLGLDRDYRAAGAGRLPLDGVRDDGIRRSVEIRLEQLAAVEERLGAWPGQPHILTGDLNFLPDGLEYRRIIGWGLADAWRAAPRLGSGATILERNPLVGDGPRAYAEQAAPLLPGSTGDLDYTLDYQFHSPGLRPGAAWTLSDPGRDGAWPSDHLGHVVDYTVESPE, encoded by the coding sequence GTGTCGCTACCCGCCGTGCTGAGCCGAACGGCCCCGGCCGACGCCGAGACGATCGACCTCCCCGACCCGCTGGGCGGAGCGGAGCGCCGGCTCGCCACGGCGACGATCCCCTGCAACGGCCTGCCCCTGCGGTTCACCTCCCTCCACCTCCGAAACACCGAGCGCGCCGGCCGCCTGGGCCTCGACCGCGACTACCGCGCCGCCGGCGCCGGCCGGCTGCCGCTCGACGGCGTCAGGGACGACGGAATCCGCCGGAGCGTCGAGATCCGGCTGGAACAGCTGGCGGCCGTCGAGGAGCGGCTCGGCGCCTGGCCGGGACAGCCACACATCCTGACCGGCGACCTCAATTTCCTTCCCGACGGCCTAGAGTACCGGCGGATCATCGGCTGGGGCCTCGCGGATGCCTGGCGCGCCGCGCCGCGGCTCGGGTCGGGGGCCACCATCCTGGAGCGCAACCCGCTCGTCGGCGATGGTCCGCGCGCCTACGCGGAGCAGGCCGCCCCGCTCCTGCCCGGGAGCACGGGCGACCTCGACTACACGCTCGACTACCAGTTCCACTCGCCGGGACTGCGCCCGGGCGCCGCCTGGACGCTCAGCGACCCCGGCCGGGACGGCGCGTGGCCGAGCGACCACCTCGGCCACGTCGTGGACTACACGGTGGAGAGCCCGGAGTGA
- a CDS encoding energy-coupling factor transporter transmembrane component T family protein, with protein sequence MSVAEPVRQGPLATLNPVSKLGAALIVTTVLLLSIDPVSAAVALGLELALLCFARLPGRAMLPRLAPLLIAAPLAGLTTALYGRTSGTVYLHWWAVEVSDGSLLLGISTVLRILAIGLPAVLLFVTIDPTDLADGLAQVLRLPARFVLGALAGLRLVGLFADDWRALTLARRARGVAESGAVRRFLGQTFALFVLSIRRGAKLATAMEARGFGAPGPRTWARPSVFRGRDAAALAIAVLVAASAASAAIAVGSWNVLGG encoded by the coding sequence ATGAGCGTCGCGGAGCCGGTGCGGCAGGGACCGCTCGCAACTCTGAATCCGGTCTCGAAGCTCGGCGCGGCGTTGATCGTGACGACCGTGCTGCTGCTGTCGATCGACCCGGTCTCCGCTGCGGTCGCGCTCGGACTGGAACTGGCGCTGCTGTGCTTCGCGCGCCTCCCGGGTCGCGCAATGTTGCCGCGGCTGGCCCCGTTGCTCATCGCAGCGCCGCTCGCCGGGCTCACAACCGCGCTCTACGGGCGGACCAGCGGGACGGTCTACCTGCACTGGTGGGCGGTGGAGGTGAGCGACGGGTCGCTGCTGCTGGGGATCTCGACGGTGCTGCGCATCCTGGCGATCGGACTGCCTGCGGTGCTCCTGTTCGTCACCATCGATCCGACCGACCTCGCAGACGGGCTCGCTCAAGTGCTGAGACTGCCGGCGCGTTTCGTGCTCGGGGCGCTCGCCGGGCTCCGGTTGGTCGGGCTGTTCGCGGACGACTGGCGTGCCCTGACACTCGCGCGGCGGGCACGCGGAGTGGCCGAATCGGGTGCGGTACGGCGCTTCCTCGGGCAGACCTTCGCCCTGTTCGTGCTGTCGATCCGGCGCGGCGCGAAGCTCGCGACAGCGATGGAGGCGCGCGGCTTCGGAGCCCCCGGACCGCGTACCTGGGCGCGACCGTCCGTGTTCCGTGGGCGGGACGCGGCGGCACTGGCGATCGCAGTGCTCGTCGCGGCCTCGGCGGCCTCGGCGGCGATCGCAGTGGGGAGCTGGAATGTCCTGGGGGGCTGA
- a CDS encoding thioredoxin family protein: MALTLYTSAFCEPCTRTRAVIAEAARIAPRLSVTERDVARSIELAEADGIRSTPTVIVNAADGTEVFHAEGVPTLQQVLAAARAV, encoded by the coding sequence GTGGCTCTCACTCTGTACACCTCGGCGTTCTGCGAGCCCTGCACGCGGACGCGCGCTGTCATCGCGGAGGCCGCACGCATCGCCCCGCGGCTGTCGGTGACGGAGCGAGATGTGGCTCGCTCGATCGAACTCGCGGAGGCTGACGGCATCCGCTCGACGCCGACTGTGATCGTGAACGCGGCCGATGGCACGGAGGTGTTCCACGCCGAGGGCGTCCCAACGCTGCAGCAGGTGCTGGCGGCGGCGAGGGCGGTCTGA
- a CDS encoding SGNH/GDSL hydrolase family protein produces MSRTVFTRYVALGDSITEGLCDAAPGRTGSWLGWADRLAGILDVDARLSGGTVEFANLAVRGRRIGDVVDEQIPEAVRLRPDLVSVLIGGNDLMSPAADPDALAAKLSDGVGWLRATGATVLLANLFDPQFAFFFKPFRGRAAVFSANIWSIARDHRAQVLDIWGVREFQDPGMWAADRMHLSARGNRLLASRVAQTLGVPSAESTATDGAGPFEPEPADVPFRTWLRVYALPWAVRRVRRVSLGDGRGPKWPEPLPVGALLPRSPGFGSPPQALGGPH; encoded by the coding sequence GTGAGCCGAACCGTTTTCACCCGGTATGTTGCCCTCGGGGACTCGATCACCGAGGGGCTGTGCGATGCGGCGCCTGGTCGGACGGGGAGCTGGCTGGGCTGGGCGGATCGCCTGGCGGGCATCCTCGACGTCGATGCGCGCCTCTCCGGCGGCACGGTCGAGTTCGCCAACCTCGCGGTGCGTGGCCGTCGCATCGGAGACGTGGTCGACGAACAGATCCCTGAGGCCGTGCGGCTGCGTCCCGACCTCGTCTCGGTGCTCATCGGGGGCAACGACCTGATGAGTCCGGCCGCCGACCCAGACGCCCTGGCTGCGAAACTCTCCGATGGGGTGGGTTGGCTTCGCGCGACCGGGGCGACGGTGCTGCTGGCGAACCTCTTCGACCCGCAGTTCGCCTTCTTCTTCAAGCCGTTCCGCGGTCGTGCCGCGGTGTTCAGTGCGAACATCTGGAGTATCGCGCGCGACCACCGCGCGCAGGTGCTCGACATCTGGGGCGTGCGCGAGTTCCAGGACCCCGGGATGTGGGCCGCCGACCGTATGCACTTGAGCGCCCGCGGGAACCGGCTTCTCGCGAGCCGGGTCGCGCAGACCCTGGGCGTCCCCTCCGCGGAGAGCACGGCCACAGACGGGGCCGGGCCGTTCGAGCCCGAACCCGCCGATGTGCCGTTCCGCACCTGGCTGCGCGTCTACGCGCTGCCGTGGGCGGTCCGGCGAGTGCGCCGTGTCTCGCTGGGCGATGGCAGGGGGCCCAAATGGCCGGAACCGCTGCCGGTGGGCGCCCTCCTGCCGCGGAGCCCCGGGTTCGGATCGCCGCCGCAGGCCCTCGGGGGCCCGCACTAG